The Rhipicephalus sanguineus isolate Rsan-2018 chromosome 7, BIME_Rsan_1.4, whole genome shotgun sequence genome includes a window with the following:
- the LOC119400557 gene encoding evolutionarily conserved signaling intermediate in Toll pathway, mitochondrial, which yields MQAKEEVPEAVDDTWVVSGQSPQQQELIERHPTDKPIRIEGPFSIYLRSSAISYFLLRAEPTPIRVVEIDSDDVSNIPITVLGEKPASDLVKPSTVHEQSDGIILAMAATGTSTRDSLLSWLRILQVRNPKLKDIPVVFMLKAPSKSLVTANHPQEEFESIAENESSTDSECSADANSSVSTTSARNCEAAEVEKT from the exons ATGCAGGCAAAAGAAGAAGTGCCTGAGGCGGTGGATGACACATGGGTAGTGAGCGGCCAGTCACCACAACAACAGGAACTCATAGAGCGACATCCAACAGACAAGCCAATCCGGATTGAAGGCCCATTCTCCATATACCTCCGCAGCAGTGCCATCTCCTACTTTTTGTTGCGAGCCGAGCCAACACCAATCCGAGTGGTGGAGATAGACTCTGATG atgtgtCCAACATCCCCATCACTGTCCTTGGTGAGAAGCCTGCCTCGGATCTGGTGAAACCGTCCACAGTGCACGAGCAGTCAGATGGGATTATTCTTGCCATGGCTGCCACAGGCACTTCAACGAGGGACTCTCTCCTATCCTGGCTCAGGATATTGCAGGTTCGGAACCCAAAACTGAAAGATATCCCAGTGGTTTTTATGTTGAAGGCACCTAGCAAGTCGCTAGTGACTGCGAATCATCCGCAGGAAGAGTTTGAAAGCATTGCCGAGAACGAAAGCTCAACGGACAGTGAGTGCAGTGCAGATGCAAATTCAAGTGTGTCTACTACATCGGCACGAAACTGCGAAGCTGCTGAGGTGGAGAAGACGTGA